One window of the Archangium primigenium genome contains the following:
- a CDS encoding helix-turn-helix domain-containing protein: protein MDENLQRLLGEAARAARLRLGLTQAEVAKKVRLKSGVYGRVERGMMMPSVPTLRRMCETLGISSDVLLSLGAQAHAVTAPAEVPSPGAGEHPELSRIIHILQGWPPERLALLRKLLEAADSNLST from the coding sequence ATGGACGAGAACCTGCAACGCCTCCTGGGGGAGGCAGCCCGGGCCGCCCGCCTGCGGCTGGGACTCACGCAGGCGGAAGTGGCCAAGAAGGTCCGCCTGAAGTCCGGCGTCTACGGCCGGGTCGAGCGCGGGATGATGATGCCCAGCGTGCCCACGCTGCGGCGCATGTGCGAGACCCTGGGCATCTCCTCGGATGTGCTCCTGTCTCTGGGGGCTCAGGCCCACGCAGTGACAGCACCGGCCGAGGTGCCCTCTCCCGGGGCCGGTGAGCACCCGGAGCTGAGCCGCATCATCCACATCTTGCAGGGGTGGCCGCCGGAGAGGTTGGCGCTCTTACGCAAGCTGCTGGAGGCGGCGGACTCTAACCTCTCGACGTGA
- a CDS encoding transposase produces MNGAVFLRFVRQRLCPWLQSNDIVLMDNLSAHKVRGVRQAIEAVGARVVSLPTYSPDFNPIELWWADLKRHLRGLGPRALTELARAVRRLRAATPLSKLSAWFRRCLSFPQLNRVSR; encoded by the coding sequence ATCAACGGCGCGGTGTTCCTGCGTTTCGTGCGCCAGCGCCTCTGCCCCTGGCTCCAGTCCAATGACATCGTGTTGATGGACAACCTGAGCGCCCACAAGGTGCGGGGCGTGCGCCAGGCGATTGAAGCGGTGGGCGCCCGCGTCGTGTCCCTGCCCACCTACAGCCCGGACTTCAACCCCATCGAGCTGTGGTGGGCGGACCTCAAGCGACACCTGCGTGGACTCGGACCTCGTGCGCTGACCGAGCTGGCGCGGGCCGTGCGGCGGCTGCGCGCCGCGACGCCCCTGAGCAAGCTGAGCGCTTGGTTTCGCCGCTGCCTTTCCTTCCCTCAGCTCAACCGGGTTTCGCGTTAG
- a CDS encoding IS4 family transposase — MNPRALTHQQVLAFLDSLFGDEVHSKRVLSLSLATLGVIHAASLSVYAIGHALGMARGTTGRHGVKQVDRLLSNPKLDVWALFASWVPFVLGQRTEAVVALDWTDFDDDDQTTLVASLLTSHGRPTPLVWLSVCKSTLKGSRNDAEDSVLLRLREVIPVDVRVTILADRGFADQKMYALLENLGFSYVVRFRDSIVVTSQEGERRSAKEWLPVSGRLQRMEGARVTADLYPVGVVVCLRKKGMKEAWCLATNLVEAPSAQVVDLYRRRFTIEEGFRDVKDLRFGMGLSSVRIAEPDRRDRLLLVSALACALLTLLGAAGESLGMERYWKVNTVKARAYSLWRQGCIYYQALPMMPEALLRPLLERFAQLVCAQSVFREAFGLI, encoded by the coding sequence GTGAACCCACGCGCTCTCACCCACCAACAGGTCCTTGCCTTTCTCGACAGCCTCTTCGGCGACGAAGTCCATTCCAAGCGAGTCCTGTCACTTTCCCTGGCCACCTTGGGCGTCATCCACGCCGCGAGTCTCTCCGTGTATGCCATCGGTCATGCCCTGGGAATGGCCCGCGGCACGACAGGCCGACACGGGGTGAAGCAGGTGGACCGGCTGTTGTCCAACCCGAAGCTGGACGTCTGGGCGCTCTTCGCTTCCTGGGTGCCTTTTGTGCTGGGCCAGCGGACCGAAGCCGTCGTCGCCTTGGATTGGACGGATTTCGATGACGATGATCAGACGACGCTGGTGGCCTCCTTGCTCACGAGCCATGGCCGACCAACGCCCCTCGTCTGGCTGAGCGTGTGCAAGTCCACGCTCAAGGGGTCGCGCAACGATGCGGAGGACAGCGTCTTGCTGCGTCTGCGCGAAGTCATCCCCGTGGACGTGCGGGTGACGATTCTGGCGGACCGAGGCTTCGCGGACCAGAAAATGTATGCCTTGCTGGAGAATCTGGGTTTCTCCTATGTCGTGCGTTTTCGTGACAGCATCGTTGTCACGAGTCAGGAGGGAGAGCGGCGAAGCGCGAAGGAGTGGTTGCCGGTCTCCGGCCGGCTGCAACGCATGGAGGGAGCGCGTGTCACCGCGGACCTCTATCCCGTGGGAGTCGTAGTGTGTCTGCGGAAGAAAGGGATGAAAGAAGCGTGGTGTCTGGCGACGAATCTGGTGGAGGCTCCGAGCGCGCAAGTGGTGGACTTGTACCGGAGGCGGTTCACCATCGAGGAGGGATTCAGGGATGTGAAGGACCTGCGCTTCGGCATGGGCTTGTCGAGTGTACGGATCGCCGAGCCAGACAGGCGCGACAGGCTGTTGCTGGTCAGCGCCCTGGCCTGCGCCTTGTTGACGTTGCTGGGGGCAGCGGGCGAGAGCCTGGGCATGGAGCGCTACTGGAAGGTGAACACCGTCAAGGCGCGGGCCTACTCGCTGTGGCGCCAGGGCTGTATCTACTATCAGGCCTTACCCATGATGCCCGAGGCCCTGCTGCGGCCTCTCCTGGAGCGCTTCGCGCAGTTGGTGTGCGCACAGTCTGTGTTCCGGGAGGCCTTTGGACTCATCTGA
- a CDS encoding transposase produces the protein MDAGRLVFLDESFCSTHMVREYGWAPVGQRAVGSRPGGRWRTLTLIGAIRLGCRPKLMTHPGAEPSPHFR, from the coding sequence GTGGATGCCGGACGGCTCGTCTTCCTCGACGAGTCCTTCTGCTCCACTCACATGGTGCGGGAGTATGGCTGGGCCCCCGTGGGTCAGCGGGCCGTAGGCTCTCGCCCTGGGGGCCGATGGCGCACCTTGACCTTGATAGGCGCCATCCGTTTGGGTTGTCGGCCCAAATTGATGACCCACCCTGGGGCTGAGCCATCCCCTCATTTCAGATGA
- a CDS encoding helix-turn-helix domain-containing protein — MSTGKVTPTELRQAIVRAHEQQHLGYEQTARLLGVSEATVSRVLRLYRETGDVTPRPRGGGRFSPLRGEVADTLERLVLRDPGATVTELKEQLAALTGVVTSRSALQRALHRLGFSYKKSPLSPPSGTLLPTSGAATFLLLF; from the coding sequence ATGAGCACCGGAAAAGTCACGCCCACGGAACTGCGACAGGCCATCGTTCGGGCCCATGAACAGCAGCACCTCGGCTACGAGCAGACGGCTCGCTTGCTCGGCGTCTCCGAGGCCACGGTCAGCCGCGTCTTGCGTCTCTACCGCGAGACGGGTGACGTCACACCCCGTCCGCGTGGTGGCGGCCGTTTCTCGCCCCTCCGAGGAGAAGTGGCCGACACGCTCGAGCGCTTGGTGCTGCGCGACCCCGGAGCCACCGTGACGGAATTGAAGGAGCAACTGGCGGCGCTCACGGGCGTTGTCACCAGCCGTTCCGCGCTCCAGCGCGCTCTGCATCGCCTGGGCTTCTCGTATAAAAAAAGTCCTTTGTCGCCACCGAGCGGGACGCTCCTCCCAACCTCTGGCGCCGCCACCTTCTTGCTGCTCTTCTGA
- a CDS encoding helix-turn-helix domain-containing protein, which yields MSLLELSPEQTSELETCFRDTEDRRLRERCQAVLMTARGRPQPQIAEDLGTTTRNVQRFLARYRAGGLEGLRIRWAPGRTPLIPEELTETILSWIRQGPEACGVARASWTHVALADFLHRQSGIRVQETAMGDFCRRHGVRLYRPTYRFLRADPERQRQARRELGEKNSRPSEASLSY from the coding sequence ATGAGCCTGCTGGAACTGAGTCCGGAGCAGACGAGCGAGTTGGAGACGTGCTTCCGCGACACGGAGGACCGACGCCTGCGCGAGCGGTGCCAGGCGGTGCTGATGACCGCGAGAGGCCGACCCCAGCCGCAAATCGCCGAGGACCTGGGGACCACGACTCGCAACGTCCAGCGCTTCTTGGCTCGTTACCGGGCGGGAGGTCTGGAGGGACTGCGGATTCGCTGGGCCCCTGGCAGAACGCCGCTCATTCCAGAGGAACTGACCGAGACGATTCTCTCCTGGATACGCCAAGGCCCCGAGGCGTGTGGCGTTGCACGCGCCAGTTGGACCCACGTGGCGCTGGCCGACTTCCTCCATCGCCAGAGCGGCATCCGCGTCCAGGAGACGGCCATGGGCGACTTCTGCCGCCGCCACGGTGTGCGCCTGTATCGACCCACCTACCGCTTCTTGCGCGCGGACCCCGAGCGCCAGCGTCAGGCGCGGCGGGAGCTGGGTGAAAAAAACAGCAGGCCGAGCGAGGCGAGCTTGTCCTATTGA
- a CDS encoding transposase gives MSQDEARFPMVPTLTATLGLKGERPVIGTRDCKDVVHTFASANVLTGQVTSRLYGSLTRTRRRDGLSKMKRLQVAFCHHLLDVSRAYPAETYPEVLLVIDNAPWHRGRPVDWALNRCSQLKLYRLPPYSPQLQPIERLWRSLRRRATHNQLFPELARLQQALRSGLGYFRSRPQAVLQLLGSSWSPTDSHEP, from the coding sequence TTGAGCCAGGACGAGGCGCGCTTTCCCATGGTGCCCACGCTCACGGCGACCCTGGGCCTCAAGGGCGAACGCCCCGTCATTGGGACCCGGGATTGTAAGGACGTCGTGCACACGTTCGCCTCGGCCAACGTGCTCACGGGGCAGGTGACGAGTCGTCTGTACGGGAGCCTCACCCGAACTCGCCGCCGCGATGGGCTGTCCAAGATGAAGCGGCTGCAGGTGGCGTTCTGCCACCACCTGCTGGATGTCTCACGGGCCTACCCCGCCGAGACGTACCCCGAAGTCCTTCTCGTCATCGACAACGCGCCCTGGCACCGCGGGCGGCCCGTGGACTGGGCCTTGAATCGCTGTTCCCAGCTGAAGCTCTACCGACTGCCTCCCTACAGCCCTCAACTCCAGCCCATTGAGCGGCTGTGGCGCTCGCTGCGCCGACGTGCCACGCACAACCAGCTCTTCCCGGAGTTGGCGCGGCTTCAGCAGGCACTGCGCTCGGGCCTGGGTTACTTCCGCTCTCGCCCCCAGGCCGTGCTTCAACTCCTTGGCTCTTCCTGGTCTCCGACTGATTCACACGAGCCGTGA